Proteins co-encoded in one Octopus sinensis linkage group LG6, ASM634580v1, whole genome shotgun sequence genomic window:
- the LOC115212786 gene encoding serine/arginine-rich splicing factor 6 isoform X2 codes for MDDVATSRMGTRVYIGRLSYHAREKDVERFFRGFGRIRDIMLKNGYGFVEFEDYRDADDAVYELNGKELCGERVIVEHARGLPRSEESWRDRDRGSRFPPRRRGGRDKYGPPTRTEFRLIVENLSSRVSWQDLKDYMRQAGEVTYADAHKDRKNEGIVEFATYSDMKNALDKLDDTEINGRHIRLIEDRPRKRRRSSRSHSRSRSRSRSRSRRRSRSHSRSRSGSHHSRSRSEQSRSRSRSRSRQSASRSPSKSRSKSPSHSRSNTPRSRSVSKSKSKSRSPSPSRSKSRTPEPKENGSPVEENQVNDKDAKE; via the exons ATGGACGACGTGGCTACTTCTCGT ATGGGAACTCGAGTGTATATTGGTCGTTTGTCTTACCATGCCAGAGAGAAAGATGTGGAGAGGTTTTTCCGCGGATTCGGTAGAATCAGAGATATCATGCTGAAAAATGGCTATGGATTTGTT gaatttgaAGATTATAGGGATGCTGATGATGCAGTATATGAGTTAAATGGTAAAGAACTATGTGGCGAGAG AGTAATTGTGGAACATGCTCGTGGGTTACCAAGGAGTGAGGAAAGTTGGCGTGATAGAGATAGGGGTTCACGCTTTCCACCCCGTCGCCGAGGAGGCAGAGACAA GTATGGGCCTCCCACAAGGACAGAGTTCAGACTTATAGTCGAAAATTTATCATCTAGAGTCAGTTGGCAG GATCTCAAAGACTATATGCGACAGGCTGGTGAAGTGACATATGCTGATGCTCATAAGGACCGTAAAAATGAGGG aaTTGTAGAGTTTGCCACATATTCAGATATGAAAAATGCCTTAGATAAATTGGATGATACAGAAATTAATGGGAGGCACATAAGGTTGATTGAAGACAGACCCCGTAAGCGTAGGCGCAG cTCTCGCTCTCATTCACGTAGCCGATCAAGGTCCCGATCTCGGTCCCGCAGAAGGAGCCGGTCTCACTCTCGTTCTCGATCTGGGTCTCATCACAGTCGATCCCGTTCCGAACAGTCTCGGTCTCGTTCTAGATCAAGAAGTAGGCAGTCTGCAAGCCGCAGTCCAAGTAAAAGCAGGAGCAAGAGTCCTAGCCATTCCAGATCCAACACGCCACGGTCACGGTCAGTAAGCAAGAGTAAATCTAAGTCACGGTCTCCTTCACCATCCCGTTCTAAGTCTAGAACTCCGGAACCAAAGGAAAATGGTTCACCAGTTGAAGAAAATCAAGTCAATGACAAAGATGCTAAAGAATGA
- the LOC115212786 gene encoding serine/arginine-rich splicing factor 6 isoform X1, translated as MDDVATSRMGTRVYIGRLSYHAREKDVERFFRGFGRIRDIMLKNGYGFVEFEDYRDADDAVYELNGKELCGERVIVEHARGLPRSEESWRDRDRGSRFPPRRRGGRDNRYGPPTRTEFRLIVENLSSRVSWQDLKDYMRQAGEVTYADAHKDRKNEGIVEFATYSDMKNALDKLDDTEINGRHIRLIEDRPRKRRRSSRSHSRSRSRSRSRSRRRSRSHSRSRSGSHHSRSRSEQSRSRSRSRSRQSASRSPSKSRSKSPSHSRSNTPRSRSVSKSKSKSRSPSPSRSKSRTPEPKENGSPVEENQVNDKDAKE; from the exons ATGGACGACGTGGCTACTTCTCGT ATGGGAACTCGAGTGTATATTGGTCGTTTGTCTTACCATGCCAGAGAGAAAGATGTGGAGAGGTTTTTCCGCGGATTCGGTAGAATCAGAGATATCATGCTGAAAAATGGCTATGGATTTGTT gaatttgaAGATTATAGGGATGCTGATGATGCAGTATATGAGTTAAATGGTAAAGAACTATGTGGCGAGAG AGTAATTGTGGAACATGCTCGTGGGTTACCAAGGAGTGAGGAAAGTTGGCGTGATAGAGATAGGGGTTCACGCTTTCCACCCCGTCGCCGAGGAGGCAGAGACAA CAGGTATGGGCCTCCCACAAGGACAGAGTTCAGACTTATAGTCGAAAATTTATCATCTAGAGTCAGTTGGCAG GATCTCAAAGACTATATGCGACAGGCTGGTGAAGTGACATATGCTGATGCTCATAAGGACCGTAAAAATGAGGG aaTTGTAGAGTTTGCCACATATTCAGATATGAAAAATGCCTTAGATAAATTGGATGATACAGAAATTAATGGGAGGCACATAAGGTTGATTGAAGACAGACCCCGTAAGCGTAGGCGCAG cTCTCGCTCTCATTCACGTAGCCGATCAAGGTCCCGATCTCGGTCCCGCAGAAGGAGCCGGTCTCACTCTCGTTCTCGATCTGGGTCTCATCACAGTCGATCCCGTTCCGAACAGTCTCGGTCTCGTTCTAGATCAAGAAGTAGGCAGTCTGCAAGCCGCAGTCCAAGTAAAAGCAGGAGCAAGAGTCCTAGCCATTCCAGATCCAACACGCCACGGTCACGGTCAGTAAGCAAGAGTAAATCTAAGTCACGGTCTCCTTCACCATCCCGTTCTAAGTCTAGAACTCCGGAACCAAAGGAAAATGGTTCACCAGTTGAAGAAAATCAAGTCAATGACAAAGATGCTAAAGAATGA